ACCCGACGGTCGTCGACGAGACCGCCTGGCTGTTCGACACGGTGCTCGTCTCGGGCGGGCGACGCGGCCTCGACGTCGAGCTCGCACCCGACGACCTGGTGCGGCTGACCGGGGCGGTCGTCGCGGACGTCGCGAAGAGTTAGGCGCCGTACGCCGCGAACGGACGGTCGGTGGGGACCACCCGCTTGCCGAGCGGGAGCAGCGAGACGGGGATCATCTTGAGGTTCGCGATGCCCAGCGGGATACCGATGATCGAGACGAACAGCGGGATCGCGGTCACCACGTGCCCGATCGCGAGCCAGATCCCCGCGACCAGCACCCAGATGACGTTCCCGACGGTGG
The Cellulomonas gilvus ATCC 13127 DNA segment above includes these coding regions:
- a CDS encoding YccF domain-containing protein, giving the protein MKTLLNVIWLVLAGAWLALGYVVAGIVCCLLVVTIPFGIASFRIAGYALWPFGRTVVDSPTAGAWSTVGNVIWVLVAGIWLAIGHVVTAIPLFVSIIGIPLGIANLKMIPVSLLPLGKRVVPTDRPFAAYGA